In Trichormus variabilis 0441, a single genomic region encodes these proteins:
- a CDS encoding condensation domain-containing protein: MEAENIVDIYTLSPTQQGILFHVLSAPDSGVYFSQTTCILQGNLNLLAFEQAWQEVVNRHSALRTGFVWEGLEKPVQIVYREVKLEIAKYDWCELDIANQQAHLQDYCLADKMHGFDLAKPPLIRLTIIKIAAESYQFVWTSHHLVLDGWSGVILQKEVFAFYENFCNGKQLDIATNPPFRDYITWLKQQDISQTETFWRQTLQGFTTPTPLYKNIKNQINQPAYYQHQTIYLSASDTASINNFARKYHLTASNLVLGAWALLLSYYSGNQDVLIGKVMSGRPVGMTGVESTVGIFVNTLPARVQVSPEDSLLTWLQSIQSQQIQLHEYEYTPLVQIQSWSDVPPGVALFDSLLIFQNTFLDVLQAEIGSLTISKIHTEDSTNYPLTINVIPGIELCLKASYDVRCFHENKINRILENFRYLLVNMVNAPILKINELINKIQAYEKKQKNQELQESQKINFQKLATIKPQTFRLSFGSLVKINYLFPDKPIPIVIQPLEDNLDLVTWSQNNLDFIEQKLLKHGAILFRDFKISSTSIFEKFMRVISPELLEYRERSTPRTDLGGNIYTSTEYPAHEHIALHNEFSYAYTWPLKICFYCAETAVYGGETPIADCRQFLAKINPKIKDKFIEKQVMYVRNYGNGIDLSWQEAFQTNDKSVVEDYCRQAPMEFEWLDENRLRTRQIRPSVAIHPKTQEMVWFNQAHLFHISNLDLEVREALLELFKESDIPRNTYYGDGSPIETSVLDEIREVYQQVSVKFPWQKGDVLLLDNMLVAHGRNPFVGKRKILVAMGEAFTQEH; encoded by the coding sequence ATGGAAGCTGAAAATATTGTAGATATTTACACCCTTTCACCTACTCAGCAAGGCATACTATTTCACGTACTGTCTGCGCCTGATTCTGGTGTATATTTTAGCCAAACAACTTGTATTTTACAAGGTAATCTAAATTTATTAGCCTTTGAACAGGCTTGGCAAGAAGTTGTCAACCGACATTCTGCTTTGCGGACAGGTTTTGTATGGGAAGGACTAGAAAAGCCAGTTCAAATTGTTTACCGTGAGGTAAAACTAGAAATTGCCAAATATGATTGGTGTGAACTTGATATTGCAAATCAACAAGCACATCTACAAGATTATTGTCTAGCTGATAAAATGCATGGCTTTGACTTAGCCAAACCGCCACTCATTCGGTTAACTATTATTAAAATTGCTGCCGAAAGTTATCAATTTGTTTGGACTAGCCATCACTTAGTATTAGATGGCTGGTCTGGTGTGATTCTGCAAAAAGAAGTGTTTGCTTTTTATGAAAATTTTTGTAATGGTAAACAACTTGACATAGCAACAAATCCGCCTTTTCGAGACTATATTACATGGTTGAAGCAACAAGATATTTCTCAAACTGAAACTTTCTGGCGACAAACTTTACAAGGTTTTACTACCCCAACACCTTTGTATAAAAATATTAAAAATCAGATAAATCAGCCAGCATATTATCAGCATCAAACAATTTATTTATCTGCAAGTGATACAGCATCGATAAATAATTTTGCTCGAAAATACCATTTAACTGCGAGCAATTTAGTATTAGGAGCATGGGCATTACTGCTTAGTTATTATAGCGGTAATCAAGATGTACTGATAGGAAAAGTTATGTCAGGTCGCCCAGTTGGTATGACTGGAGTTGAATCTACAGTAGGCATTTTTGTGAATACTTTACCTGCAAGAGTGCAGGTATCTCCAGAAGATTCATTATTAACTTGGCTGCAAAGTATCCAAAGTCAACAGATTCAATTACATGAATATGAATATACTCCACTTGTACAAATTCAAAGTTGGAGTGATGTACCGCCAGGTGTAGCTTTATTTGACAGTCTTTTGATTTTTCAAAATACTTTTCTAGATGTTTTACAGGCAGAAATTGGCAGTCTCACAATTAGCAAAATTCATACAGAAGACTCGACTAATTATCCCCTGACTATCAATGTAATTCCAGGTATAGAGTTATGTTTAAAAGCTAGTTATGATGTCCGTTGCTTTCATGAAAACAAAATTAATAGGATATTAGAAAACTTCCGTTATCTGTTAGTAAATATGGTGAATGCACCAATTTTAAAAATAAATGAATTAATAAATAAAATTCAGGCTTATGAAAAAAAACAAAAGAATCAAGAATTGCAAGAAAGTCAAAAAATAAACTTTCAAAAATTAGCCACTATCAAACCACAGACTTTTAGATTATCTTTTGGCAGTTTGGTAAAAATAAATTATTTGTTTCCAGATAAGCCAATACCTATAGTTATTCAACCACTGGAAGACAATCTAGATTTAGTTACATGGAGTCAGAATAATTTAGATTTTATTGAACAAAAGCTTTTAAAGCATGGAGCAATTTTATTTAGGGATTTTAAGATTAGCTCAACATCGATATTTGAAAAGTTCATGAGAGTGATTTCTCCAGAATTACTAGAATACCGAGAACGTTCAACGCCACGAACAGATTTAGGTGGAAATATTTATACATCAACCGAGTATCCTGCTCATGAGCATATTGCTTTGCATAATGAGTTTTCTTATGCTTATACTTGGCCTCTGAAAATTTGTTTTTATTGTGCAGAAACAGCCGTATATGGCGGAGAAACTCCTATTGCAGATTGTCGGCAGTTTTTAGCAAAAATTAATCCAAAAATTAAAGATAAATTTATCGAAAAACAAGTGATGTATGTCCGTAATTATGGCAATGGTATAGACCTTTCTTGGCAAGAAGCATTTCAGACTAATGATAAATCTGTGGTTGAAGATTATTGTCGTCAAGCCCCGATGGAATTTGAATGGCTAGATGAAAACCGCCTCAGAACTCGTCAGATACGTCCGAGTGTGGCAATACATCCAAAAACTCAAGAAATGGTGTGGTTTAATCAAGCGCATTTATTCCATATTTCAAATTTAGATTTAGAGGTACGTGAAGCACTTTTAGAACTATTTAAGGAGTCAGATATTCCCCGCAATACTTATTATGGTGATGGTTCTCCTATCGAGACTTCAGTATTAGATGAAATTCGGGAAGTTTATCAGCAAGTATCTGTAAAGTTTCCTTGGCAGAAAGGAGATGTATTATTACTGGACAATATGTTAGTGGCGCATGGTCGCAATCCATTTGTGGGTAAACGCAAAATTTTGGTGGCGATGGGAGAGGCGTTTACGCAAGAACATTAA
- a CDS encoding phosphopantetheine-binding protein has protein sequence MNEDILNQINQLSPEKRQLLEMLMQEEATKLQTNYVAPRTAVEETLANIWADVLKLQQVGIHDNFIEVGGDSIQSIKIAARAMKLGIKFTINQIFDHPTIAELATVADTSLFNTKQQTLTTTETAQFSEAELSQAELNQILKKHQS, from the coding sequence ATGAACGAAGATATTTTAAATCAGATTAATCAACTTTCCCCAGAAAAACGCCAACTTCTGGAAATGTTAATGCAAGAAGAAGCGACAAAATTACAAACCAATTATGTCGCACCCCGCACAGCAGTCGAGGAAACATTAGCTAATATTTGGGCTGATGTATTAAAACTCCAGCAAGTTGGTATTCATGACAATTTTATTGAAGTGGGTGGTGACTCGATCCAAAGCATTAAAATTGCTGCTAGAGCAATGAAATTAGGAATTAAATTCACCATCAATCAAATTTTTGACCATCCCACAATTGCCGAACTAGCAACAGTAGCAGATACAAGTTTATTCAATACAAAGCAACAGACTTTAACTACTACAGAAACGGCACAATTTTCGGAAGCAGAATTGAGCCAAGCCGAACTTAATCAAATTCTCAAAAAGCATCAAAGTTAA
- a CDS encoding phosphopantetheine-binding protein, with the protein MIPSAFIFLKSLPLTSNGKIDRQALLNINLDDYLFKANFIAPRTAAEKVIANIWKQTLGVNQIGIYDNFFALGGHSLLATQVFFKLNKIFQVELSLSQLFETPTVAGLLEVITQQLGGVDVVENIAQILLEIQQFSPEEVREMLDK; encoded by the coding sequence ATGATTCCATCAGCTTTTATTTTCCTAAAATCACTACCTTTAACATCAAATGGAAAAATAGACCGCCAAGCATTACTGAATATCAATTTAGATGATTATCTCTTCAAGGCTAACTTTATAGCACCACGCACTGCGGCTGAAAAGGTGATTGCAAATATCTGGAAACAAACGCTTGGTGTGAATCAAATCGGTATCTATGATAATTTCTTTGCATTGGGTGGACACTCGCTGTTAGCTACGCAAGTTTTCTTTAAGCTGAACAAGATTTTTCAGGTAGAGTTATCGCTATCTCAACTATTTGAAACACCGACAGTTGCAGGGTTATTAGAGGTGATTACACAGCAATTAGGTGGAGTTGATGTTGTGGAAAATATTGCTCAAATATTGTTAGAAATTCAACAGTTTTCACCGGAGGAGGTGAGGGAGATGCTTGATAAGTAA
- a CDS encoding class I SAM-dependent methyltransferase yields MKKQNIAGFSKVDDTANPQDFVSYLDAISSLNSIQKYKQQTFTRLEIQAGDRILDVGCGIGDDVRSLAVKVGNAGEVVGIDRSETMVKEAQSRSADLGLPVAYYVGDAEKLEFPDCTFDACRSDRTFQHLLNPRQALTEIVRVTRCGGRVVVSDPDWETLVIDTGDRALTRKILNFHCDSCVNGWIGRQLPTLFQEVGLHKINVDTYTLILTDCTLADKHLGVINAAMKAQQAGLISIAEAANWITNLEAASQAGRFFCAITGFLAFGCKP; encoded by the coding sequence ATGAAAAAGCAAAATATAGCTGGTTTTAGTAAAGTTGATGATACTGCAAATCCGCAAGATTTTGTATCTTATTTAGATGCTATCAGTAGCTTAAATTCTATTCAGAAGTACAAACAACAAACATTTACGCGCTTAGAAATACAAGCAGGCGATCGCATTCTTGATGTAGGCTGTGGAATAGGTGATGATGTGCGATCGCTTGCTGTCAAAGTGGGAAATGCTGGCGAAGTAGTTGGAATTGATCGCAGTGAGACAATGGTGAAAGAAGCCCAAAGCCGATCCGCAGATTTGGGTTTACCTGTTGCATATTATGTAGGCGATGCAGAAAAGCTGGAGTTTCCCGATTGTACATTTGATGCTTGTCGTAGCGATCGCACTTTTCAACATTTGTTAAATCCCCGCCAAGCTTTAACGGAAATAGTGCGCGTCACCCGTTGCGGTGGACGAGTTGTTGTTTCTGATCCTGATTGGGAAACTTTGGTCATTGATACAGGCGATCGCGCTTTAACTCGCAAGATATTAAACTTTCATTGTGATAGTTGCGTTAACGGCTGGATAGGACGACAATTACCTACGCTTTTTCAAGAAGTTGGGTTACATAAAATCAATGTTGATACATATACTTTAATTTTGACTGACTGTACCTTAGCAGATAAACATTTGGGAGTAATTAATGCGGCGATGAAAGCCCAGCAAGCAGGTTTAATCTCAATCGCAGAAGCCGCTAATTGGATTACTAATTTGGAAGCAGCAAGTCAAGCTGGTCGTTTTTTTTGCGCTATTACAGGTTTTTTGGCTTTTGGATGTAAGCCTTAA
- a CDS encoding phytanoyl-CoA dioxygenase family protein yields the protein MILTQAQLKEYQEKGFILLPDYFSALEVERMKTEQAHLLAGNADYTVLENDKTTIRSIHGSHTNSHVFQNLSQISRLVEPAMQILNSQVYVYQFKINIKAAFSGDVWQWHQDYIFWRKEDGMPTNRVTNVVIFLDDMNEFNGPLFFIPGSHQEGMIDIVTQNVIDSKEQNNPQWSANFSNNLTYSLNRHTVANLVNKYGISAIKALAGSALFFDSNIVHASPSNISPFSRSVVIITYNSVENIPVSIPNKRPEFIVSRDYQSITPVSDSFLITK from the coding sequence ATGATTTTGACACAAGCGCAGTTAAAGGAATATCAAGAGAAGGGTTTTATCTTATTACCCGATTATTTTTCTGCTTTAGAAGTGGAAAGAATGAAAACTGAACAGGCTCATCTCTTGGCAGGAAATGCTGATTACACAGTTTTAGAGAATGATAAAACAACTATTCGCTCTATTCACGGTTCTCATACTAATAGTCATGTTTTTCAGAATCTCTCACAAATTTCTCGTTTGGTTGAGCCTGCAATGCAAATTTTAAATAGTCAGGTTTATGTTTATCAATTCAAAATTAATATTAAGGCGGCGTTTAGTGGTGATGTTTGGCAATGGCATCAAGATTATATTTTTTGGCGAAAAGAAGATGGAATGCCAACTAATAGAGTGACGAATGTTGTGATTTTTCTGGATGATATGAATGAATTTAACGGGCCGCTATTTTTTATTCCTGGTTCACATCAAGAGGGAATGATTGATATTGTTACCCAAAATGTTATAGATAGTAAAGAGCAGAATAATCCCCAATGGTCTGCAAATTTTTCTAATAACTTAACTTATTCTTTGAATCGTCATACTGTTGCTAATTTAGTTAATAAATATGGAATTTCGGCTATCAAAGCATTAGCTGGTTCGGCGTTATTTTTTGATAGTAATATTGTTCATGCTTCACCTAGTAATATATCTCCTTTTTCTCGGAGTGTGGTAATTATTACTTATAACAGTGTTGAAAATATCCCTGTCAGCATTCCGAATAAAAGACCAGAGTTTATTGTTAGTCGAGA